The region CTGGAAATTCCCATCAGTCCGACAACATGCGATTGCCGATCGAATAGCGGTAACTTCGTCGTCACACACCAATCGAAACGACGCTCCTCGTCCAACCAGACTTCCAAGCGATTAACCAAGGGCTTTTTGTTTTCGAACACCCACTCGTCGTCGGCTTGATAGGCGGCCGCCAACCGTTGCGGATAAACCTCTTCGTCAACTTTGCCGATGAAGTCACGCTCATGCTTCATCCCCAAGCGTGCCAAAATCATTGCGCTAGCAGTGACCAACCGCCGCTCGCGATCCTTGACGAAAAAATAAACGCCCGGCAGGTAATCGAACATCTGACGAATGGACGACGCGTCGCCGAGCTGCGCAAAAAAACGCTCTTGAAACCGTTGCGTGTTCATGGCCGGATCATAATAGAATTGGCAGCAAGTCAAAAGATTTTCGT is a window of Roseiconus lacunae DNA encoding:
- a CDS encoding helix-turn-helix domain-containing protein, with translation MNTQRFQERFFAQLGDASSIRQMFDYLPGVYFFVKDRERRLVTASAMILARLGMKHERDFIGKVDEEVYPQRLAAAYQADDEWVFENKKPLVNRLEVWLDEERRFDWCVTTKLPLFDRQSHVVGLMGISRRDLERDVLRPTDEATQAVNFLRRRLDRIVSAEELADGIGTSVRTLNRKVNAAFGIPPYELMLRMRIQSAAESLLKTDAEICRIAVDHGFCDQSTFTQHFRKRMGMTPRQFRLAHQT